The following DNA comes from bacterium.
CGCGCGGTTTCTGCGCGGGGTGCGCACCTCGGTGCAGGAAGCGAAGAAGGGCGGCGGGTTCTGGCCGCTTAAGTTCCTGGTCGAGTTTCCCTTCTTCGCCTTCGGCGGCCTGGAAGACAAGCGCGGGCGCGACTGGTTCTTCTCCCTGATCACGCTGGCGGGGTTCTTCGCGATGCTCTACGCCGGCCTGTTCAAGATCGGCAATCCGGACGGGTGGCAGGGGAACGTGACCCAGCCCGGCGGGTTGTTCCAGGAATTCTACCAGTCGATGTTCAATCCGTTGCAGGCGACAATGTACGCGCTGTTGGCGTTCTTTGTCGCCTCGGCCTCATACCGGGCGTTTCGCGCCAAGACGCTGGAAGCGACGATCCTGCTGGCGACGGCGTTTATCATACTGCTGGGACGGACGCCGGCGGGGACCTACGCCACCGACTGGCTGCCCTCGTGGCTGGACTTCTTCCACATTCCCAATCTCGCCAACTGGATCATGGCGGTGCCGAACCTGGCCGGCCAGCGGGCGATCATGATCGGCATTTCGCTGGGGGTCATCGCGATGTCGCTGCGCGTCATCCTCGGCGTCGAACGGACCTATCTCGGAGCGGACGAGAAGTAAGCCATGGCCAACGGCGAGCGTCCCACGTTCCTGGAACGGGTGCAGGCGATTGACCGCCGCATCATCTTTCTGTTCGTCGCGCTGGCGGTCTCGCTGCCGCTTGTGTTCCATGTCATCTTCCCGGAGAAGATCTCGCCGATTGTGTCCTCGATGTTCGACCGCATCGAGAGCCTGCCCGAGGGATCGCGGGTTTTGATCTCGTTTGACTATTCGCCGTCGACGGTGCCGGAAGTCCAGCCGATGGTCGACGCGGTGGTCCGTCATTGCGCCGCGCGCAAGCAGAAGTTGTACCTGATGGCGTTGTGGGCGACCGGGCAGAACATCACCGATGAGACCATCCACCGCGTGATCGAGAAGGAATTTCCCGAATACCGCTACGGCGAGGACTACCTCAATCTCGGCTACAAGTCGGGCAACCAGGGACTGATCAACGTCATCCTCACCGACATGAAGAAGATGTACACCACCGACGTGCACGGGACGGCGATCGACTCGATTCCGATGATGGCGCAGATCCGCAACCTGCGCAATTTCGACATCATCTTCACCTTCGGCGGCGGATTCCCCGGCACCAAGGAGTGGGTGCTCTTTGCCGGCGACCCGGGGAAGATCCCGGTGGCCAGCGGCGTGACCGCGGTCCAGGCGCCGCTTCTGTACCCGTACTATCCAAGCCAGTTGCTGGGTTTGATGGGGGGCATCAAGGGGGCGGCGGAATACGAATACGAACTGATCCGCCGGTATCCGCGGTTTGCGAATGTCGCGCATCCGGGGATCGACATGATGGGGCCGCAGGCGGTCGCCCATCTGGTGATCATGCTGTTTATCGTGATCGGCAACATCGCCTACTTCGCCGGCCGTCGCCGTGAGGCCAAACGACAGGGGACGCCGTAGTGGAACGCCGCCCGATCTGGTATCTGGTCGGCCTGATTGCCGTGATCCTGGCCTTTGCAGTCTCCACCACCCTGCGCGGCTTCTATATCACGCTGGGCTCGTTCCTGACGCTGTCGATCCTCAGTTTCCTCTATAAGGACAACATTTTCTACAAGGCCGCCGAGCATCTGTTCGTCGGCGTGTCGGCCGGGTACTGGATGGTGATGGGATTCTGGTCGGTGTTGATTCCCAACCTGATCGGCAAGCTCCACCCCCCGCTGGTGCGTCCGTTTGTCCCGGCCATCGCCGACCAGCCGCCGTCGTACTGGTATTTCATCCCGGCGGTGCTGGGGCTGATGCTCCTGTGGCGACTGTCGCCGAAGTGGCCGTGGATTTCGCGCTGGGCGCTGGCGTTCATCGTCGGGACCACCGCCGGCCTGAATTTCATCCGCTACATGGCCTCCGACCTGCTTGGCCAGATCAACTCCACGATGGTGCCCCTGGTGGTCATCGAGGGGGGCGCGCTTGACACGCTGACCTCGATGTCGAACATCGTGATCTTCCTCGGGGTCTTCTGCGGGCTGATCTACTTCTTCTTCTCCAAGGAGCACAAGGGCGCCTTCGGGGTCGGTTCACGGATCGGCATCTGGATCCTGATGGTGACCTTCGGCGCCGGGTTCGGCTACACCGTCATGGCGCGCATTTCGCTCCTGGTGGGCCGCTTCCAATTCCTGCTGGGCGACTGGCTGGGGATTCTCAGCTAATAAGCGGATCGATCGCCCCGTCTCCGAGCCGCGAATTTAGAGGCGGCAACGCGGTTAGTCGTTGCATCGGCCGACGGCACGGTTTAAGTTGGCTTTTGTTGGACCCTGCGACCATGCCGCACACGCCCACCCCTCCATACACTTCGCCGGCGCGACTCCTTGCCTTGGGCATGGTGGTTCTGGCCATGCTGTGGGCCACTCTGACGTTGGCGCAGACGCCGGGCGACACAGCCGCGACGGTAGCGGTCGAGACGGCGCCGGCGCCTCAGCCGCCGCTTCCGGCCACCGGCATCCGCGCCTATGACGCGCCCAACGACGGCGGCCACGCCATCACGGTTGAGTGGACGGCCTCGGGCGATGACGGTCAGGGCCGCAACAATGTGGTCATGTATCGGGTCCTGCGAACGCCGGCCCTGCGCGGCCCGATCAGCCCCGATTCGGTGCCGCCGGGCGATCCCTCCTATCGATTGTTTGACAGCCGGGCGTATGGAACCGCGGCCTGGCGCTTCATCGAGAACCAATGGGACACGCTGGCGGATGTCCCGATGGGCAGCACCCGCTACGAAAACCGCGGCGGGAAACAGCGCGCCTCGAACGACTTCCTCCCCGATCACATCGAATTTCGCTACAAGGTCCTGACGATCAACGACGCCGGCGGAATCGCCGAATCCGAAGTGTCGGCGCCGGCATCGGCGTCCGGGCAGTATCTGCACACCGGCAAGCTGCTCCACATCGGCATTCCGGTGGTCATCTTTTTGGCGCTGGTCCTGTATTTCATCAACGCGGCCAAAAGCGGCAGGGAATTGTATATCCGACCGCTGGCGGGCATCAACGCGGTCGATGAGGCCATCGGACGCGCCACCGAGATGAATCGGCCGATCCTGTATGTCCTGGGGCTGGGCGCGGCCGATGAGATCGCCACGATCGCCTCGCTGACGATCCTCTCGCGCGTGACCAAAAAGGTCGCCGAGCACCGGACCGAACTGCTGGTCCCCTGCTATGACGCGGTGGTGATGTCGATCGCGCAGGAGACGGTCAAGCAGGCCTACCTCGACGCGGGCCGTCCCGACGAGTACAAGGACGACATCGTTTATTTCGTGACGCAGGAGCAATTCGCTTACGTGGCGGCGGTCAACGGCACGATGTTGCGGCGGCAGACGGCGACCAACTTCTACCTTGGCGTCTTCTTTGCCGAGTCGCTGATTCTGGCCGAGACCGGTTCGATCGCCGGGTCGATCCAGATTTCCGGGACCGACCGGACCACGCAGATTCCGTTTTTTGTGGTGGCCTGCGACTACACGCTCATCGGCGAGGAACTCTTCGCCGCCTCGGCGTACCTGAGCCGCGAGCCGAAATTGCTGGGCACGTTGAAGGCCCAGGACTACGCCAAGGCGATCTTCCTCGGCGTGTTGATCGCCGGATGCGTCGGCGCCGCCCTGCAATGGCAGTGGATTGCGCGGACGTTTCACCTGAGTTTTTAGACCCGACGAGCGAACCAGACCATGAAGCGCCAACTGCCACTTGCCATCATCTTTCTGTGCGGCGCCTTCACGCTGTTCCAATACTTCATTCCGCACGAGCAATCGGAGTATCTCTACGAGTTTGTCGCGCTCGACTGGCCGCCGATCATCGGCGTGTTCGCGCTGATGCTGGGCATCTTCTCGCTGATTCGGGTGTCGTGGGGGAAGATCCGGCGCAAATCCGAGAACTGGCCGTATGCGATTGTGACGCTGATCGGGCTGGCGGGGATGATCGCGACCGGGCTTCCCGGCATCGGCGACCACAACGCCCCGGCGGTGCGCTGGCAGTTCAATTATATCGTCTATCCGGTGTCGGCGACGATGTTCTCGATTCTGTCGTTTTTCATCGCCTCGGCCGCTTACCGCGCTTTCCGCGCGCGGTCGTTCTTGGCCACCGTGCTCCTGGTCTCGGCGGTGATCGTGATGATCCGATTCTTCCCGCTGGGGCCGCTGACCGACCCGGTGGGCACCACCGCCGACTGGGTGTTGAATGTGCCGAATCTGGCGGCCAAACGCGCGATCGTGATCGGCGTCGGGCTGGGCATTGTCGCCACGGCGCTCAAGATTGTGCTGGGCATCGAACGGTCCTACATGGGCCGGGATTGACGGGGACCGGGCAATGAACTTCTTCGAGAAAATGTTCGCCATCGACCGGCGTTGGGTCTACCTCACGCTGTTTGTGGCGGTCGTTGTCTCGCTGCTTTTGGATTTCTCCATCCCCGTGCCGATTTCGAAGGAAGCGCGTAACATCTACAACTACATCGAGGGTCTCAACGCGGGCGACGCCATCCATCTGGCGCTGGACTATGACCCGTCGGTCTCGGCGGAGCTGGATCCGATGACGCTGTCAGTCCTGAAGCAGTGCTTCACCAAGGACATCAAGGTCATCATCACCGCGCTGCACCAATTCGGGCCGGCGCTGGCCGCCGAGCGCATCGACACGGCGGTGGCGCGTCACGCGGCGCTCACCGGCGAGAAGAAGATCAACGGCGTCGACTTTGTCTACCTCGGCTACAAGCCCTACCCGGTGCTGATCATCCTCGGCATGGGGCAGAATTACCGGATTCCCTTCCCGCGCGACTACTACGGCGTGTCGTTGGATTCGCTGCCGATGATGGCCAACATCCGCAACTACAGCGACGTGAAGGCCGTGATCAACATCTCCGGAACCTCGGCCACCGACTGGTGGATCTCCTACGGCAACGGGCGTTACGGGGTGCCGCTGGCCATCGGCGTGACCGGCGTCATGGCCACCGAGTACTATCCCTACCTGCAGACCGACCAGATCTTCGGGCTGCTGGGCGGGCTGAAGGGCGCGGCGGAGTACGAGATGCTGGTCAACACTCCGGGCCCGGCGGTCGAGGGGATGAAGGTGCAGATCGTGGCGCACGCCATCATCATTCTGTTCATCGTGATTGGGAATGTCGGATTCTTCGCGATGCGTCGCTCGGAGAAGCGGAAGGCATAGGAGCGGAAACCGGGCACCTTATGGATTGGTCAACGACGATTGGAATCTGGGTTGCGGCGTTTCTGACGCTGGCGATCTTCTCATTCTTGTACAAGGACAACCCCTTCTACAAGTTCGCCGAGCACCTGATGGTCGGCGTATCGGCGGGGTACTGGGTTCTGATCCTGTTCTACACCGCGTTCATGCCCAAGGTGGTGCAGAACCTGCAGGCGGGGAACTGGTGGTACCTGATTCCGACGTTGCTGGGCCTGCTGATGTGGACCCGCCTGTTTAAGGGCTGGTCGTGGGTGTCGCGCTACCCGCTGGCGATCTATATCGGCGTGACCTCGGGAGTGGCGATCACGCTGGAGATGAAGGCCAAGGTGATCGAGCAGTTGTATGGCTCGATCGACCTGGTGACGCAGATGAACAGCGCCAACGCCAGCACCGCCCTGACCGTCAACAACCTGATCATCCTGATCGGCGTCATCACCGCGCTCATCTACTTCTTCTTCTCCAAGGAACACAAGGGCGCGACCGGCTTTCTGGCGCAGATCGGCATCGCCACGCTGATGATCGGGTTCGGCGCCTCCTTCGGCTTTACCGTGATGGCGCGCATTTCGCTTCTCATCCAACGCCTGCAATTCCTGATGTTCGATTGGATCAATCTGCCGCGCGGATAGCGGCGGCTACGCACTGTATGGACATGACGTCTCCCCCGCGCCGGGTGGTCCCGGCGGCGTGCCTCGCTGTCTATGCGGCGGTGTGGGTCTGGATGGCGATTGACCCGGTCTATCCCGCCGACTGGCTTTTGGAGAACGTGCTCGCGCTCCTGGCGGTGGGGTTCTTTGTCTTCACTTACAAGCGCTTTCCGCTGTCGAACCTGTCATATATCCCGCTCACGCTGTTTATGATCCTGCATGCGGTCGGGGCGCATTACACGTACGCCGAAACGCCGATCGGCGACTGGCTGGCCCCGATCTTCGGCTGGCAGCGCAACAACTTCGACCGGGTGGTGCACTTCCTGTTCGGCTTGCTCCTGGCCTATCCGATGCGCGAGTTGTATTACCGAATCATCGGCGCGCGGGGAATCTGGGGCATTGTGCTTCCTGTCGACGTCATGATCTCGCTGTCGGGGATCTATGAGCTGGTCGAGTGGGGCGCGACGGTGGTGGTGGCCCCGGAGGCGGGGGTGGCGTTTCTGGGCGCGCAAGGCGATCCCTGGGACGCGCAGAAGGACATGGCGCTGGCGTCGCTGGGCGCCTGTATCACCATGGCGACCACCTTTGCCGTCATCCTGAAGAGCGATCCCAACTTCTGGAGCGAATGTAAGGAGTCGCTGCGGATCAAGCGACGCCAGCCCCTCGGCGAGCGCAAGTTGGCCGAGTACCGGGCGCAGCGCGCCGACAACGACGATTAGCCGAGCAAACTCTTCCTTACAGATTCCGCGTCAGCCAGCGCATGATGTTGCGCGCAAACTGGCGATTGTCGTAGCCGGGCAGATTCATCCCGAAGGGCACACGATTGTGCACCTGCGCGGTGAGCATCGCCGCCTCACCCAGAACGACCATCCGCCCCATGCCGACAGTCATGGCAAGCCCCTGCGCCACTCCCGCCGACGTCGAGTCGAATTGGCCATCGCGGTCCGATGGGATGTATTCGATTGCCGATTCCGGCAGCCGCAGCAGAACGGCGGCATCATCCGGACCCTCCAACGACTGACCGGTGAAAGTCGCGACACGTGAAATCACGGAGTGCGGGCTGTCGCCGGACAGAATCGGATGCGCGCCGAGTCGGCCGTTGGCGCTTGAAAACTCCAGCGGGTCGGACAATTCACCAGGCACTTCCACGAACCCTTTGTACATCGTGACGCCGAACACCTCCGCCAGGTCCGCGGCGGCGGCGCCAAACGGCGCGTGATCAGCGATCAGCAGA
Coding sequences within:
- a CDS encoding DUF6754 domain-containing protein; translated protein: MPHTPTPPYTSPARLLALGMVVLAMLWATLTLAQTPGDTAATVAVETAPAPQPPLPATGIRAYDAPNDGGHAITVEWTASGDDGQGRNNVVMYRVLRTPALRGPISPDSVPPGDPSYRLFDSRAYGTAAWRFIENQWDTLADVPMGSTRYENRGGKQRASNDFLPDHIEFRYKVLTINDAGGIAESEVSAPASASGQYLHTGKLLHIGIPVVIFLALVLYFINAAKSGRELYIRPLAGINAVDEAIGRATEMNRPILYVLGLGAADEIATIASLTILSRVTKKVAEHRTELLVPCYDAVVMSIAQETVKQAYLDAGRPDEYKDDIVYFVTQEQFAYVAAVNGTMLRRQTATNFYLGVFFAESLILAETGSIAGSIQISGTDRTTQIPFFVVACDYTLIGEELFAASAYLSREPKLLGTLKAQDYAKAIFLGVLIAGCVGAALQWQWIARTFHLSF
- a CDS encoding DUF4350 domain-containing protein; protein product: MSRRALKRLALTIGALLILTPIASFAIAAFLWSQRADYGWSPAIDEPTYKDSHPVVVVDAAHHNASAADWTGRYFPFARLLRADGYDVRSGNDAFTPENLDGVDVLVIVNASGAAKPQLFGINLPFGEGSSEDRARSAFTRDEICHIYEWVAGGGSILLIADHAPFGAAAADLAEVFGVTMYKGFVEVPGELSDPLEFSSANGRLGAHPILSGDSPHSVISRVATFTGQSLEGPDDAAVLLRLPESAIEYIPSDRDGQFDSTSAGVAQGLAMTVGMGRMVVLGEAAMLTAQVHNRVPFGMNLPGYDNRQFARNIMRWLTRNL
- a CDS encoding DUF2238 domain-containing protein, whose translation is MDMTSPPRRVVPAACLAVYAAVWVWMAIDPVYPADWLLENVLALLAVGFFVFTYKRFPLSNLSYIPLTLFMILHAVGAHYTYAETPIGDWLAPIFGWQRNNFDRVVHFLFGLLLAYPMRELYYRIIGARGIWGIVLPVDVMISLSGIYELVEWGATVVVAPEAGVAFLGAQGDPWDAQKDMALASLGACITMATTFAVILKSDPNFWSECKESLRIKRRQPLGERKLAEYRAQRADNDD